A single region of the bacterium genome encodes:
- a CDS encoding sugar ABC transporter substrate-binding protein, with the protein MTLRPLAALALALACASCGGGAGDGRRTVVFWALGREGEVVRELAPEFERLNPDLKLRVQQIPWTAAHEKLLTAFVGRSTPDVAQIGNTWVPEFVALDALEPLDARLARSTIDRKDFFGGVWDANVMDGTTWGVPWYVDTRVLFYRRDILAKAGFAAPPTTWSGLLDELRAVKRLGGAQRTAILLPLDEWAQPVILGFQQGSTLLADGGRRGAFSAPEFRRAAEFYLKIFDEGLAPGQTNTQVANLYQQFAAGEFAFYVSGPWNLGEFRRRLPPELQDAWATAPLPAPDGKPFPGASLAGGATLVVFRGAANRDDAFRLLEFLSSPEVEARFYALSGDLPPRAAAWKLARLDEDERARAFWTQLGAVRRTPQTPEWEQIAAMVAERLETAVRGAATLDEALRALDRDVDRALEKRRLLLDRRAARGTK; encoded by the coding sequence CGTCCCCTCGCGGCGCTCGCGCTCGCGCTCGCCTGCGCTTCGTGCGGCGGCGGCGCCGGCGACGGCCGGCGCACCGTCGTCTTCTGGGCGCTGGGGCGCGAGGGGGAGGTCGTGCGCGAGCTCGCGCCGGAGTTCGAGCGCCTCAACCCGGACCTCAAGCTGCGGGTGCAGCAGATCCCCTGGACCGCGGCGCACGAGAAGCTGCTCACGGCGTTCGTCGGCCGCAGCACGCCGGACGTCGCCCAGATCGGCAACACCTGGGTGCCGGAGTTCGTCGCGCTCGACGCGCTCGAGCCGCTCGACGCGCGGCTCGCCCGCTCGACGATCGACCGCAAGGACTTCTTCGGCGGCGTCTGGGACGCCAACGTGATGGACGGGACGACGTGGGGCGTGCCGTGGTACGTGGACACGCGCGTCCTCTTCTATCGCCGCGACATCCTGGCCAAGGCCGGCTTCGCCGCGCCGCCGACGACCTGGAGCGGGCTGCTGGACGAGCTGCGCGCGGTGAAGCGCCTCGGCGGCGCGCAGCGGACGGCGATCCTGCTGCCGCTCGACGAGTGGGCGCAGCCGGTGATCCTCGGCTTCCAGCAGGGCTCGACGCTGCTCGCCGACGGCGGCCGCCGCGGCGCCTTCTCCGCGCCGGAGTTCCGCCGCGCGGCGGAGTTCTACCTGAAGATCTTCGACGAGGGGCTGGCGCCGGGGCAGACGAACACGCAGGTCGCGAACCTCTACCAGCAGTTCGCGGCGGGGGAGTTCGCGTTCTACGTCTCCGGCCCGTGGAACCTCGGCGAGTTCCGCCGGCGGCTGCCGCCCGAGCTGCAGGACGCGTGGGCGACGGCGCCGCTTCCGGCGCCGGACGGCAAGCCGTTCCCCGGCGCGTCGCTCGCCGGCGGCGCGACGCTCGTCGTCTTCCGCGGCGCGGCGAACCGCGACGACGCGTTCCGCCTGCTGGAGTTCCTCTCGTCGCCGGAGGTCGAGGCGCGCTTCTACGCGCTCTCCGGCGACCTGCCGCCGCGCGCCGCGGCGTGGAAGCTGGCGCGGCTCGACGAGGACGAGCGGGCGCGCGCCTTCTGGACGCAGCTCGGCGCCGTGCGCCGGACGCCGCAGACGCCGGAGTGGGAGCAGATCGCGGCGATGGTCGCCGAGCGGCTCGAGACCGCGGTGCGCGGCGCGGCGACGCTCGACGAGGCGCTGCGCGCGCTCGACCGCGACGTGGACCGCGCGCTCGAGAAGCGGCGGCTGCTCCTCGACCGCCGCGCGGCCCGGGGGACGAAGTGA